The proteins below come from a single Sphingomonas carotinifaciens genomic window:
- the cas7e gene encoding type I-E CRISPR-associated protein Cas7/Cse4/CasC has translation MTPETTETKMLPKFIQIHFLAAWPGALLNRDDAGLAKRLPFGTATRTRISSQCLKRHWRMADDRHALHELARRHGVEGVRTKRAIEREVTGPLRDRSFTKEAVDAVELAFLTKFYGKNAKDPQQRQALLFGRPELAWMREQAERILSENPDAAAAKSAAEVWIKEEKANLNQLRDQNVLAASLEAALFGRMVTSDTRANRDAAIHVAHAFTVHPEQAELDYFTVVDDLSRRDQGDDAGAAGVFDTELTSGLYYGYVVVDVPLLVSNLTGCVRGDWAGDHDRALAAQVVEHLVHLVAEVSPGAKKGSTAPYSRAELVLVEAGDRQPRTLANAFRDAVALDDRDTNHSLGHRTAGKLAGYLGQMDRMYETGEARRHAAIDDLALGKDIPNGSIRELATWAGGLVRDAAI, from the coding sequence GTGACGCCTGAGACGACCGAAACCAAGATGCTGCCGAAGTTCATCCAGATCCACTTCCTGGCGGCATGGCCGGGCGCGCTGCTCAATCGCGACGATGCGGGGCTGGCCAAGCGCCTGCCGTTCGGGACCGCGACGCGCACCCGCATTTCCTCGCAATGCCTGAAACGGCATTGGCGGATGGCGGACGACCGGCATGCGCTGCACGAACTCGCCCGGCGCCATGGGGTGGAGGGCGTGCGCACCAAGCGGGCGATCGAGCGCGAGGTGACGGGGCCTTTGCGTGACAGGTCGTTCACCAAAGAAGCGGTGGATGCGGTCGAGCTCGCTTTTCTGACCAAATTTTACGGCAAGAATGCCAAGGACCCGCAGCAGCGCCAGGCGCTGCTGTTCGGCCGGCCCGAACTGGCATGGATGCGCGAACAGGCGGAGCGCATCCTGTCGGAGAACCCCGACGCCGCCGCGGCGAAGAGCGCGGCCGAGGTGTGGATAAAGGAGGAGAAGGCCAATCTGAACCAGTTGCGCGACCAGAATGTGCTGGCCGCTTCGCTGGAGGCGGCGCTGTTCGGGCGGATGGTGACGAGCGACACGCGCGCCAATCGCGATGCGGCGATCCATGTCGCGCATGCCTTTACCGTCCATCCGGAACAGGCGGAGCTGGATTATTTCACGGTGGTGGACGATCTCAGCCGCCGCGACCAGGGCGACGATGCCGGTGCGGCCGGCGTGTTCGACACCGAGCTGACCTCGGGACTCTATTATGGCTATGTCGTGGTGGATGTGCCGCTGCTGGTGTCGAACCTGACCGGATGTGTGCGCGGCGACTGGGCGGGCGATCACGACCGGGCGCTGGCCGCGCAGGTGGTGGAACATCTGGTGCATCTGGTCGCCGAGGTGTCGCCGGGGGCCAAGAAGGGGTCGACCGCGCCGTACAGCCGCGCCGAACTGGTGCTGGTGGAGGCCGGCGACCGCCAGCCGCGCACGCTGGCCAATGCGTTTCGCGATGCGGTGGCGCTGGACGATCGCGATACGAACCATTCGCTGGGCCATCGCACCGCGGGCAAGCTCGCCGGCTATCTGGGCCAGATGGACCGGATGTACGAAACCGGCGAGGCGCGGCGTCATGCCGCCATCGACGATCTGGCGCTGGGGAAGGATATACCCAATGGCAGCATCCGCGAACTGGCGACCTGGGCCGGCGGGCTCGTCCGCGATGCGGCGATCTG
- the casB gene encoding type I-E CRISPR-associated protein Cse2/CasB, with amino-acid sequence MASEAAAAPAEASAKKEPDWMQSIAGQIRFLSTGDRAGLRRMDLTRSHAADGTVIKLLMRAKVPQQAQDTGFDRWRLVTHVAAILSGTGATQAHAEGRRLGSALREADYSENRLLRLLAVRGEALDDQVRRVARVLAQKGKHPINLWTLYHLVGSDAAKAEAARIRIAQDYYAAAARSEEGTSSDA; translated from the coding sequence ATGGCGAGTGAAGCAGCCGCTGCACCGGCAGAGGCGTCCGCCAAGAAGGAGCCCGACTGGATGCAGTCGATCGCCGGGCAGATCCGCTTTCTGTCGACGGGCGACCGGGCGGGATTGCGGCGGATGGACCTGACCCGCTCGCACGCCGCCGACGGGACGGTGATAAAGCTGCTGATGCGGGCCAAGGTGCCGCAACAGGCGCAAGACACCGGCTTCGACCGGTGGCGCCTGGTGACCCATGTTGCCGCCATTCTTTCCGGCACCGGTGCGACGCAGGCGCATGCGGAGGGTCGGCGGCTGGGCTCCGCGCTGCGCGAGGCGGATTATTCCGAAAACCGGCTGCTGCGCCTGCTGGCGGTGCGCGGCGAGGCACTGGACGATCAGGTGCGGCGGGTGGCCCGCGTGCTGGCGCAAAAGGGCAAGCATCCGATCAACCTTTGGACGCTCTATCATCTGGTCGGCAGCGATGCCGCCAAGGCGGAGGCCGCGCGCATCCGCATCGCACAGGATTATTATGCCGCCGCCGCGCGGTCCGAGGAGGGGACTTCGAGTGACGCCTGA
- a CDS encoding type I-E CRISPR-associated protein Cse1/CasA produces MIRWRDVDNDVYCGSLFSAFASLSRGEAWSFPALRPHQREPWHAFTVQVAALALIRAGIDALPESEDAWRDLLIGLTPDFPDGEAWALVVEDWSKPALLQPPVVAGGNRADYKSRLATPDALDMLVTAKNHDLKQSRMAGASEEEWLFALVTLQTTEGFLGAGNYGVSRMNGGFASRMSLGVRPAAGGAEAAFRRDVQRLVADARARPDRRGGIPLLWTVPWDGTVSLAFGDLDELYVEVCRRVRLHRREAGGIEALAAGSKCARVAAAELKGKTGDPWAPMKADGSSSHTPTGAGFGYRQMAQLLDTGRITLPLLAAPHDGDDRTDLSIVAAALVRGQGKTEGLHRRAVRTSRMEDIDAWEQAPLDRIGHVAGKRADEAGEAGRRLRRALISLVQGGPEQARLDDDAAKKKTERWLDQFNRMVDHDFFDADFWSEAASDDGNHRLKWRGRLRAMAGEVFEIAAAAAPRTEMRRVRAKARGRAVLDGQMGKWMKEAEHGE; encoded by the coding sequence ATGATCAGATGGCGCGATGTGGATAACGATGTCTATTGTGGATCATTGTTCTCTGCGTTTGCGTCTTTGTCGCGTGGTGAAGCCTGGAGCTTCCCTGCCCTGCGCCCGCATCAGCGTGAGCCTTGGCATGCCTTTACCGTGCAGGTGGCCGCACTCGCGCTGATCCGGGCGGGGATCGATGCGCTGCCCGAGAGCGAGGATGCCTGGCGCGATCTGCTGATCGGGTTGACGCCGGACTTTCCCGATGGCGAGGCCTGGGCGCTGGTGGTGGAGGACTGGTCCAAGCCGGCACTGTTGCAGCCGCCGGTCGTCGCGGGCGGCAATCGCGCGGATTACAAGAGCCGGCTGGCGACGCCCGATGCGCTCGACATGCTGGTCACCGCCAAGAACCACGACCTGAAGCAATCGCGCATGGCGGGGGCGAGCGAGGAGGAATGGCTGTTCGCGCTCGTCACCTTGCAGACGACCGAGGGGTTTCTGGGCGCCGGCAATTACGGCGTGTCGCGGATGAACGGTGGCTTTGCCAGCCGGATGAGCCTGGGCGTGCGGCCGGCTGCGGGCGGTGCGGAGGCGGCGTTCCGGCGTGACGTGCAGAGACTGGTGGCGGATGCGCGGGCGCGGCCGGATCGGCGCGGCGGCATTCCGCTGTTGTGGACCGTGCCGTGGGACGGCACCGTGTCGCTGGCGTTCGGTGATCTGGACGAGCTCTACGTCGAGGTGTGTCGGCGGGTTCGGCTGCACCGTCGCGAAGCTGGCGGCATCGAGGCGCTGGCGGCGGGGTCGAAATGCGCACGGGTCGCGGCGGCCGAGTTGAAGGGCAAGACCGGCGATCCCTGGGCGCCGATGAAGGCGGATGGATCGTCCAGCCATACCCCGACGGGTGCGGGCTTCGGCTATCGCCAGATGGCGCAACTGCTGGATACGGGCAGGATCACCCTGCCCTTGCTTGCCGCGCCGCATGACGGTGACGATCGCACCGACCTGTCGATCGTCGCGGCCGCGCTGGTTCGTGGTCAGGGTAAGACCGAGGGGCTGCATCGCCGCGCGGTGCGAACGAGCCGGATGGAGGATATCGACGCCTGGGAACAGGCGCCGCTCGACCGGATCGGTCATGTCGCGGGCAAGCGTGCCGACGAGGCGGGCGAGGCCGGGCGGCGGCTGCGCCGGGCGCTGATCTCCTTGGTACAGGGTGGGCCCGAACAGGCGCGGCTGGACGACGATGCCGCCAAGAAGAAGACGGAGCGCTGGCTCGACCAGTTCAACCGGATGGTCGACCATGATTTCTTCGACGCGGATTTCTGGTCGGAAGCGGCGAGTGACGACGGCAATCACCGGCTGAAATGGCGCGGGCGCCTGCGCGCGATGGCGGGCGAGGTGTTCGAGATCGCCGCTGCTGCGGCACCGCGCACCGAGATGCGCCGGGTGCGGGCCAAGGCGCGGGGTCGCGCCGTGCTGGACGGGCAAATGGGCAAGTGGATGAAGGAGGCCGAACATGGCGAGTGA